A single window of Terriglobales bacterium DNA harbors:
- a CDS encoding 2-dehydropantoate 2-reductase, with protein MKRICIVGAGSIGSLYAAHLARVAEVWCFVRRPEHARALNEQGLRVSGRHDFHVRLRATHDLRELPAFDFGIVATKATQTAEAFAPIGRRFDQGAVLSAQNGLGSEEILAQHTRGYVIRGTTFMSGTRHSDTHVQYELDTPTWMGPFEPTHTPYELVKELADLLIAGGLKAEALHDARPAQWSKLIFNASVNSVSALSQLPHCPEFAHEHQFSDLGHLLHDLINEGKAVAAALGVQLHEDPWEMNKIGAQTDHPTSMLYDVRHQLPTEVDFLGGAIAREAARAGIPAPLHTALYRLIKGLELSWTRETSNEKRES; from the coding sequence ATGAAGCGCATCTGCATCGTCGGTGCTGGTTCCATCGGCAGTCTTTACGCGGCGCACCTTGCCCGCGTGGCCGAAGTGTGGTGCTTTGTCCGCCGCCCCGAGCACGCCCGCGCGCTGAATGAACAGGGTCTGCGGGTTTCCGGCCGCCATGATTTTCACGTCCGGCTCCGCGCCACCCATGACCTCCGCGAGCTCCCCGCGTTCGACTTCGGCATCGTGGCCACCAAGGCCACGCAGACCGCGGAGGCATTCGCCCCCATCGGACGCCGCTTCGACCAGGGCGCCGTGCTCTCGGCGCAGAACGGACTGGGCAGCGAGGAGATCCTGGCCCAGCACACCCGCGGCTACGTGATCCGCGGCACCACCTTCATGAGCGGCACGCGCCACAGCGACACCCACGTCCAGTATGAGCTCGACACGCCCACCTGGATGGGCCCGTTCGAGCCCACCCACACGCCCTACGAACTCGTAAAGGAGTTGGCCGACCTCCTCATCGCCGGCGGCCTCAAGGCCGAAGCCCTCCACGACGCCAGGCCCGCGCAGTGGTCCAAGCTGATCTTCAATGCTTCAGTGAACAGCGTCTCGGCGCTCTCGCAGTTGCCCCACTGCCCGGAGTTCGCCCATGAGCACCAGTTCTCCGACCTCGGCCACCTGCTCCATGATTTGATCAACGAAGGCAAGGCCGTGGCTGCCGCGCTCGGGGTTCAGCTTCACGAGGATCCGTGGGAGATGAACAAGATCGGCGCGCAGACCGATCACCCGACTTCTATGCTTTATGATGTTCGGCATCAGCTTCCGACCGAGGTGGACTTCCTCGGCGGCGCCATCGCCCGCGAGGCCGCGCGCGCCGGCATTCCTGCGCCGCTGCACACGGCGCTCTACCGGCTCATCAAGGGCCTGGAGCTGTCCTGGACTCGTGAAACGAGTAACGAAAAACGGGAAAGCTGA
- a CDS encoding GIY-YIG nuclease family protein, producing the protein MASQRRVLYIGVTGNLHRRVWHHKFEPEGFVAQYQANKLVYFERYADIRSAIDREKELKGWRRDRKIALIESVNPKWRDLSAGWYVRPVAQRPKQTP; encoded by the coding sequence ATGGCCAGCCAGCGCCGTGTGCTCTACATCGGCGTCACCGGGAACCTGCACAGGCGCGTCTGGCACCACAAGTTCGAACCCGAGGGCTTTGTCGCCCAGTACCAGGCCAACAAACTCGTTTACTTCGAACGCTATGCCGATATTCGCAGCGCCATTGACCGCGAGAAGGAACTCAAAGGCTGGCGTCGGGACCGCAAGATTGCGCTGATCGAGTCCGTGAATCCGAAGTGGCGCGACCTGAGTGCTGGTTGGTACGTCCGTCCGGTTGCGCAGCGTCCCAAGCAGACCCCGTGA
- a CDS encoding NAD(P)H-binding protein gives MTVFLTGATGYMGRELIPRLLARGHRLKALVRPGSERKLPSGCEIVAGDALNAATYRENIAPADTFVHLVGVPHPAPWKGNQFRAVDLVSIREAVPAAVSAGIRHFVYLSVAQPAPIMQDYIEVRAEGERLLRESSLNATFLRPWYVLGPGHYWPYLLLPGYWLGVLLPPTRSAARRLGLVTLHQMLAALVSAVENPPAGIRVVDVPAICQAVL, from the coding sequence TTGACTGTCTTTCTCACCGGCGCTACCGGTTACATGGGACGCGAGCTGATTCCGCGCCTGCTCGCCCGCGGGCATCGCCTCAAAGCTCTGGTGCGGCCCGGCTCGGAGCGCAAGCTGCCATCAGGTTGCGAGATAGTCGCCGGCGACGCCCTGAACGCCGCCACCTATCGCGAGAACATCGCTCCCGCTGACACTTTCGTCCACCTCGTCGGCGTGCCCCATCCCGCGCCGTGGAAGGGCAATCAGTTTCGCGCCGTGGACCTGGTGTCCATCCGCGAAGCGGTCCCCGCGGCCGTCTCGGCTGGCATTCGCCATTTCGTTTACCTCAGCGTGGCTCAGCCCGCACCCATCATGCAGGACTACATTGAAGTGCGCGCGGAAGGCGAGCGGCTGCTGCGCGAGAGCAGCCTGAACGCCACTTTCCTCCGGCCCTGGTACGTGCTCGGCCCCGGGCACTACTGGCCCTATCTGTTGCTTCCGGGCTACTGGCTCGGAGTGCTTCTTCCGCCCACGCGTTCGGCTGCCCGCCGCCTCGGTTTGGTTACCCTCCACCAGATGCTTGCCGCATTGGTCTCCGCCGTAGAGAATCCTCCTGCGGGTATTCGGGTGGTCGATGTCCCCGCCATTTGCCAGGCGGTTCTCTGA
- a CDS encoding M24 family metallopeptidase: MPSQQEIVRRYQNIRKAMQAENVDALIVCGNQYAGFEGAVRYVSGFEIVHRYCYVLIPMEGELTLIFPAEARWIGDKSKPWVRDHVWPAVPGQWIAERAKERKWKRLGVYGLKHVMAVIDYQALVAAGLELVDFDFAFDMARAVKSEEEMKEIREAMDIVVEGFYALVKSYAPGKTEAEIMAPAVEVYFARGAGPRMMNIVLSGTHGTAEASFKVPGHRVVNPDDLMLYSLEVTNSEGYWVEFSRAIIQGKLDPITERMKQAYPIAMEEARKRLREGELASGVHRAITDVFQEYGFSLGHLSGHGIGATMLEYPAVGSSSDVVLKENMVLSVHPQVVDQDGKVCLYTQDTYRVGKTEGENLTNVPWRLYRGGDV, translated from the coding sequence ATGCCTTCTCAACAGGAGATCGTCCGTCGCTACCAGAACATCCGCAAGGCCATGCAGGCCGAAAACGTGGACGCCCTCATCGTCTGCGGCAACCAGTATGCCGGTTTCGAGGGCGCGGTCCGCTACGTTTCCGGCTTCGAGATCGTTCACCGCTACTGTTACGTCCTCATTCCCATGGAAGGGGAACTCACCCTCATTTTCCCTGCGGAAGCGCGCTGGATCGGCGATAAGTCCAAGCCCTGGGTGCGCGACCACGTCTGGCCCGCCGTTCCCGGTCAGTGGATCGCCGAGCGCGCCAAAGAGCGGAAGTGGAAGCGTCTCGGCGTCTACGGCCTCAAGCACGTCATGGCGGTTATCGACTACCAGGCCCTGGTGGCAGCGGGCCTCGAGTTGGTGGATTTTGATTTCGCCTTCGACATGGCGCGCGCCGTCAAGAGCGAAGAAGAGATGAAGGAAATCCGCGAGGCCATGGACATCGTGGTCGAAGGTTTTTATGCGCTGGTGAAGAGCTACGCTCCCGGGAAGACTGAAGCCGAGATCATGGCTCCCGCCGTCGAGGTCTACTTCGCGCGCGGCGCCGGCCCCCGCATGATGAACATCGTCCTCTCCGGAACGCACGGCACCGCCGAGGCTTCCTTCAAGGTGCCCGGCCACCGCGTGGTCAATCCCGACGATCTCATGCTGTACTCGCTCGAGGTCACCAACTCCGAGGGCTACTGGGTGGAGTTCTCTCGCGCCATCATCCAGGGCAAACTCGACCCCATCACCGAACGCATGAAGCAGGCGTATCCCATCGCCATGGAGGAAGCGCGCAAGCGCCTGCGCGAAGGCGAACTGGCCTCCGGCGTCCACCGTGCCATCACCGACGTCTTCCAGGAATATGGCTTTTCGCTCGGCCACCTCTCCGGCCACGGCATCGGCGCCACCATGCTGGAGTACCCCGCCGTGGGGTCGTCGAGCGACGTCGTCCTCAAGGAGAACATGGTGCTTTCCGTGCACCCCCAGGTCGTGGACCAGGATGGCAAGGTCTGCCTCTACACGCAGGATACCTATCGCGTCGGCAAGACCGAGGGCGAGAATCTCACCAACGTTCCCTGGCGTCTCTACCGCGGCGGCGACGTGTAA
- a CDS encoding protein kinase: protein MIGQTISHYRVLGKLGGGGMGVVYEAEDLRLGRRVAVKFVPEHLAGDSKALERFRREARAASQLNHPGICTIHEIEEQNGHPFIVMELLEGSTLKQRMQEKKLQLDEVLDMAVQVADALDAAHGKGIVHRDIKPANIWITSRGQAKILDFGLAKLTPQQQVIPDSTEAETQLLEESLTAMGVIPGTAVYMSPEQARGEELDGRSDLFSFGAVLYELATGKRPFTGNNVVTTLYAILHHKPVSPLSLNPSLPPNMEHILGKALEKQRELRYQNAAELKADLVELKRETDSTLKTVIGSAIARPTTRTFQRLWWQRIWVQLTAVVVLAMLLAAGFLLWARRHRPPASAEAANTTIAVLPFQNISSDAETDFLRFALADEIARSLAYTRSLEVRPMSSTQKYGGPAPDLQQAGKELRVGTILTGHYLREGEKLRVTWEAIDVQTNRLVWQGTLNVAVRDLVSMQHALATQVRQELLPTLGGAAVPTEGESRPQNQEAYDLYLRATALPHDALPNRDAITVLEHVVQLEPAFAPAWEQLGLRYYFDASYGKGGRAGLQKSQDALERALKLDPNLLSAAARLVRNHVEQGQLNKAYEDAEGLIRRRPESAAAHFTLAYVLRYAGLLSDATRECDVALGLDPANAGFRSCAFAFLEAGNPRRAMDYLQLDAGSEWTNSVLPVLLLRQGRVDEARKAVSNMAAGAPWFRSVIESCLQAPSSAPLDEVVRRTEPALLAQVDPEFKYYQGAILAYCGKDELAIRLIRSAIEKNYCANEALQRDPLLAKLRAKPEFADLRSSAEACEKKFLEFRTQRKG from the coding sequence GTGATCGGCCAGACGATTTCCCACTATCGCGTTCTGGGAAAGCTCGGCGGCGGCGGCATGGGCGTGGTGTACGAGGCCGAAGACCTCCGCCTGGGACGCCGCGTCGCGGTCAAGTTCGTCCCCGAGCATCTCGCCGGCGACAGCAAGGCGCTGGAGCGCTTCCGCCGCGAAGCTCGCGCCGCCTCCCAGCTCAATCATCCCGGCATCTGCACCATCCACGAGATCGAGGAACAGAACGGACATCCTTTCATCGTCATGGAGCTGCTGGAAGGCTCGACCCTCAAGCAGCGCATGCAGGAGAAGAAACTTCAGCTCGACGAAGTGCTGGACATGGCCGTACAGGTGGCCGATGCGCTGGATGCCGCGCACGGCAAGGGCATCGTGCACCGCGACATCAAGCCCGCCAACATCTGGATCACCTCGCGCGGCCAGGCCAAGATCCTGGACTTTGGGCTTGCCAAGCTGACGCCCCAGCAGCAGGTCATCCCGGATAGCACCGAAGCCGAAACGCAACTGCTCGAGGAGTCCCTCACTGCGATGGGCGTGATTCCGGGCACGGCCGTGTACATGTCGCCGGAGCAGGCCCGCGGCGAAGAGCTGGACGGGCGCAGCGACCTGTTCTCCTTCGGCGCCGTGCTCTATGAGCTGGCGACCGGCAAGCGGCCCTTCACCGGCAACAACGTGGTCACCACGCTGTACGCCATCCTCCACCACAAGCCGGTCTCGCCCCTCAGCCTGAACCCGTCGCTGCCGCCGAACATGGAGCACATTTTGGGCAAGGCGCTGGAGAAGCAGCGCGAGCTGCGCTACCAGAACGCCGCCGAGCTCAAGGCCGACCTGGTGGAATTGAAGCGCGAGACCGATTCCACCCTCAAGACCGTGATCGGCAGCGCCATCGCGCGTCCCACGACCCGAACCTTCCAGCGCCTGTGGTGGCAGCGCATCTGGGTGCAGTTGACGGCGGTGGTCGTGCTCGCCATGCTGCTGGCCGCGGGCTTCCTGCTGTGGGCCCGGCGGCATCGTCCGCCGGCCAGCGCGGAGGCCGCCAACACCACCATCGCGGTGCTGCCCTTCCAGAACATCTCGTCGGACGCCGAGACCGACTTCCTGCGCTTTGCCCTGGCGGATGAGATCGCGCGCTCGCTCGCCTACACCCGCTCGCTGGAAGTGCGCCCCATGTCCTCGACGCAGAAATACGGCGGTCCGGCGCCCGACCTGCAGCAGGCCGGCAAGGAGCTGCGCGTCGGCACCATCCTGACCGGCCACTACCTGCGCGAGGGCGAGAAGCTGCGCGTGACGTGGGAGGCCATCGACGTGCAGACCAACCGCCTGGTCTGGCAGGGCACGCTGAACGTGGCCGTGCGCGACCTGGTCTCCATGCAGCATGCGCTGGCCACCCAGGTACGCCAGGAGTTGCTGCCCACGCTGGGAGGAGCTGCCGTTCCGACGGAGGGCGAGAGCCGCCCGCAGAACCAAGAAGCCTACGACCTGTACCTGCGTGCGACCGCGTTGCCGCACGATGCCCTGCCCAACCGCGACGCCATCACGGTGCTGGAGCACGTGGTGCAACTGGAGCCGGCGTTCGCTCCGGCGTGGGAGCAGTTGGGACTCCGCTACTACTTCGACGCCTCCTACGGAAAAGGAGGCAGGGCCGGCTTGCAGAAGTCCCAGGATGCGCTGGAACGCGCCCTGAAGCTGGATCCGAACCTGCTGTCCGCCGCGGCCCGGCTGGTGCGCAACCACGTGGAACAAGGCCAACTGAACAAAGCCTACGAGGATGCAGAGGGCCTCATCCGCCGGCGGCCGGAAAGCGCCGCGGCGCATTTTACGCTGGCCTACGTGCTGCGCTATGCCGGCCTGCTCTCCGACGCCACGCGCGAGTGCGACGTGGCTCTGGGCCTGGACCCGGCCAACGCAGGCTTCCGTTCCTGTGCCTTCGCCTTCCTGGAAGCCGGGAACCCCCGGCGGGCGATGGACTACCTGCAACTGGATGCAGGCTCAGAGTGGACCAACAGCGTGCTGCCGGTCTTGCTGCTGCGCCAGGGAAGAGTGGACGAGGCGCGCAAGGCGGTGAGCAACATGGCCGCCGGCGCGCCCTGGTTCCGGAGCGTGATTGAATCCTGTCTGCAGGCGCCGTCGTCTGCTCCGCTGGACGAAGTGGTGCGCAGAACCGAGCCTGCACTGCTGGCCCAGGTCGATCCCGAATTCAAGTACTATCAAGGCGCGATCCTCGCCTATTGCGGCAAGGACGAGCTGGCGATACGCCTGATCCGCAGCGCCATCGAGAAGAACTACTGCGCAAACGAGGCGCTGCAGCGCGATCCGCTGCTGGCCAAGCTGCGCGCCAAACCGGAGTTCGCCGACCTGCGCAGCAGCGCCGAGGCCTGCGAGAAAAAGTTCCTGGAGTTCCGCACCCAGCGCAAAGGGTAG
- a CDS encoding LLM class flavin-dependent oxidoreductase, giving the protein MPPFKIGVLQLSMEPLAETVAMAKACDQAGFDVFWLAEAYPWWRKHSYEARSSTAITAIIARETKRIAVGWGIISPYTRHPVQIAMEARVMQDAAGDGRFLLGLGASKIFMKEIGEGEKGKEVGPAVVMRESLEIIQAMLAGGEVCYEGKAFSAFAPPLKPDAHVSRARVPVYFAGTGPVLQKLAGQITDGLLTASITTPEFVKYSRKNMEEGARKAGRDPATLDLGSVIVGSIHRDGKKGREGAREMAAMYLANKVQNIRGTADTLLECAQLSMDEIRPIAEAMEQGGRKAAARAVTDEILAKVHAIAGTPDDCIARLEEYRAAGCTQIMLELWGDDRLEQAKLFGEAVLPHFKKKG; this is encoded by the coding sequence ATGCCTCCTTTCAAGATCGGCGTTCTTCAACTCAGCATGGAGCCTCTCGCCGAGACTGTCGCCATGGCCAAGGCCTGCGACCAGGCCGGCTTTGACGTTTTCTGGCTGGCGGAGGCTTATCCCTGGTGGCGCAAGCATTCCTACGAGGCGCGCTCTTCGACCGCCATCACCGCCATCATCGCCCGCGAGACCAAGCGCATTGCGGTCGGCTGGGGCATCATCTCGCCCTACACGCGCCATCCCGTGCAGATCGCCATGGAGGCCCGCGTCATGCAGGACGCAGCCGGCGACGGCCGCTTCCTCCTCGGTCTCGGCGCTTCCAAGATCTTCATGAAGGAGATCGGCGAAGGCGAGAAGGGCAAGGAAGTCGGCCCGGCGGTGGTGATGCGCGAAAGCCTGGAGATCATCCAGGCCATGCTGGCGGGCGGGGAAGTGTGCTATGAAGGCAAGGCCTTCAGCGCCTTCGCGCCGCCGCTCAAGCCGGACGCGCATGTCTCCCGCGCCCGCGTGCCGGTGTACTTCGCCGGAACCGGCCCGGTCCTGCAGAAGCTTGCCGGGCAGATCACCGACGGCCTGCTGACCGCCTCCATCACCACGCCCGAGTTCGTGAAGTATTCGCGTAAGAACATGGAAGAGGGCGCGCGCAAGGCCGGTCGCGATCCCGCCACGCTCGACCTCGGCTCCGTCATCGTGGGCAGCATCCACCGCGACGGCAAGAAGGGCAGGGAAGGCGCGCGCGAGATGGCGGCCATGTACCTCGCCAACAAGGTGCAGAACATCCGCGGCACGGCCGATACCCTGCTGGAATGCGCCCAGCTCAGCATGGACGAGATCCGTCCCATCGCGGAAGCCATGGAGCAGGGCGGGCGCAAGGCCGCAGCCCGCGCCGTGACCGATGAGATCCTGGCCAAGGTACATGCGATTGCCGGCACGCCCGACGACTGCATCGCGCGCCTGGAGGAGTACCGCGCCGCGGGATGCACGCAGATCATGCTCGAGCTCTGGGGCGACGACCGTCTCGAACAGGCCAAACTCTTCGGCGAAGCCGTGCTCCCGCACTTCAAGAAAAAGGGCTAG
- a CDS encoding ketopantoate reductase family protein, with translation MKKICIIGCGAVGSLFAAHLAQKGETEVFAYDVSREHVNAINRTGLRLSGEADFTARLRATSDPAELPRCDYGIVATKSVHTRGAMEQVARAFDEKSAVCSVQNGVGNEEIIAEFVKYVIRGTTFPAGHIIAPGHVGYDIKGDTWIGPFEPTNTPMSMVEELGGFLTRSGMNTIAMKDARGAQWTKLIFNAGTNPVGALTGLHHGAASFFPPTGELFEALIDEGLAVARALGIELDNDPKALVLKAANAPGKHKASMLQDVEAHRQTEVDFMNGAIVEWGKKTGVPTPLNKAVWALVKGLEHSWTNP, from the coding sequence ATGAAGAAGATCTGCATCATCGGCTGCGGCGCCGTCGGCAGCCTGTTCGCGGCGCACTTGGCGCAAAAGGGGGAGACCGAAGTCTTCGCCTACGACGTCTCCCGTGAACACGTGAACGCCATCAACCGCACCGGCTTGCGTCTTTCCGGTGAGGCGGACTTCACCGCCCGCCTGCGCGCCACGTCCGATCCTGCCGAGCTGCCGCGTTGCGACTACGGCATCGTGGCCACCAAGAGCGTCCACACGCGCGGCGCCATGGAGCAGGTGGCGCGCGCCTTCGATGAAAAAAGCGCGGTGTGTTCCGTGCAGAACGGCGTCGGCAACGAGGAGATCATCGCTGAGTTCGTTAAATACGTTATCCGCGGCACCACCTTCCCCGCCGGCCACATCATTGCCCCGGGGCACGTCGGCTACGACATCAAGGGGGACACCTGGATCGGTCCCTTCGAGCCCACCAACACGCCCATGAGCATGGTCGAGGAGCTTGGCGGATTCCTCACCCGCTCCGGCATGAACACCATCGCGATGAAAGATGCGCGTGGCGCGCAGTGGACCAAGCTGATCTTCAACGCCGGCACGAATCCTGTCGGCGCGCTCACCGGGCTGCATCACGGCGCCGCTTCCTTCTTTCCTCCCACCGGCGAGCTGTTTGAGGCGCTCATCGACGAAGGCCTGGCCGTCGCTCGCGCCCTGGGCATCGAGCTGGACAACGATCCCAAGGCGCTGGTGCTCAAAGCCGCCAACGCGCCCGGCAAGCACAAGGCTTCCATGCTCCAGGACGTTGAGGCCCATCGCCAGACCGAAGTCGACTTCATGAACGGCGCCATCGTCGAATGGGGCAAGAAGACCGGCGTGCCCACGCCGCTGAACAAGGCGGTCTGGGCGCTGGTGAAGGGCCTGGAGCACTCCTGGACGAATCCCTGA
- a CDS encoding Xaa-Pro peptidase family protein, whose amino-acid sequence MPWPVDTAKLDRVRALMKAQDLSALVCRAPDNILYLTNYWCMKGYDAVVFPREGEPTLITLEPQLNDARRNSWTSDIRLFKGYDERDPRPPNFRALDMALAVLKERGLTDKVGIELTNHTQAADRMVGEPTVYSQPYFDAFRKISGQVVDAMPLLIEARAIKTPQEIERMRLANELAALAMEHCRQNMRPGMKESEVGAMFEGFVHGVGVGYQGKVEMARAFTLVWSGPGIATFTATGNRPIQEHEPTLFEIWVCVDGYWNDLTKNLSPGRLTPRYEKLLDLLLSVFNEAVAFARDGASLPELDRLIRARIAEGGYPGQPSHPVCHGVGARAHEPPYAHQAGTGTIRRNMVLAIEPGIYWEGGGGLRLEDDFLITAAGSEKLCTFPDDFRVLIPS is encoded by the coding sequence ATGCCCTGGCCTGTTGACACCGCCAAGCTCGACCGCGTCCGCGCCCTCATGAAGGCGCAGGACCTGTCCGCCCTCGTCTGCCGCGCCCCCGACAACATCCTCTATCTCACCAACTACTGGTGCATGAAGGGATACGACGCGGTCGTCTTTCCGCGCGAAGGCGAGCCCACGCTCATCACGCTAGAGCCGCAGTTGAACGATGCCCGCCGCAACTCCTGGACGTCCGACATCCGCCTGTTCAAGGGCTACGACGAGCGTGACCCGCGCCCGCCCAACTTCCGCGCGCTCGATATGGCGCTCGCCGTGCTGAAAGAGCGCGGCCTCACCGACAAGGTCGGCATCGAACTCACCAACCACACCCAGGCCGCCGACCGCATGGTGGGCGAGCCCACCGTGTATTCCCAGCCCTACTTCGACGCCTTCCGCAAGATCTCCGGGCAGGTGGTGGACGCCATGCCCTTGCTCATCGAGGCGCGTGCCATCAAAACGCCGCAGGAGATCGAGCGCATGCGTCTGGCCAATGAGCTGGCCGCGCTCGCCATGGAGCACTGCCGCCAGAACATGCGGCCGGGCATGAAGGAGAGTGAAGTCGGCGCCATGTTCGAGGGCTTCGTGCACGGCGTCGGTGTCGGCTACCAGGGCAAGGTGGAGATGGCCCGCGCCTTCACCCTGGTCTGGTCCGGACCCGGCATCGCCACCTTCACCGCTACCGGCAACCGTCCCATCCAGGAGCACGAGCCCACTTTGTTCGAGATCTGGGTGTGCGTGGACGGATACTGGAACGACCTCACCAAGAACCTCAGTCCCGGCAGGCTCACGCCGCGCTACGAGAAACTCCTCGACCTGTTGCTCAGCGTCTTCAACGAAGCCGTCGCCTTCGCCCGTGATGGCGCCAGCCTCCCCGAACTCGACCGCCTCATCCGCGCCCGCATCGCCGAAGGCGGCTATCCCGGCCAGCCCTCGCACCCCGTCTGCCACGGTGTGGGCGCCCGCGCCCATGAACCGCCTTACGCCCATCAGGCCGGCACCGGCACCATCCGCCGGAACATGGTGCTGGCCATCGAGCCCGGCATCTACTGGGAAGGCGGCGGCGGCCTCCGCCTGGAGGACGACTTCCTCATCACCGCCGCCGGCAGCGAGAAACTCTGCACCTTCCCGGACGACTTTCGCGTCCTCATCCCGTCGTGA
- a CDS encoding M20/M25/M40 family metallo-hydrolase, producing the protein MPKSVAKKKKPDLTHSILAQIDEEALVTMACDVVNIPSPTGEEQAMAEYMAQTFDRMGLDVTWQEVETGRANVIGRLQGSGNGRTLMFNGHMDTSNTGREPFLTGIGYKPHAIIRNEMIYGLGIYNMKGALVCYTHAVRALQAAGVKLEGDVVIAAVAGEIEKSQIGDYQGREFRGYGCGTHYLVNHGTLPDMCILGEPTDMQLVLGHYGSMWVRLSTTGLYVHTAFGPGREGENSLRRMHRVMADLMQWIPGWQERTAYGNKKGFVNLGGIRGGHAWRASRTPERTDLYLDVRVPPTMPMAEARREFKKFFLDLRRKYPDWGLEFETYVSVPGAEIAEDHPMVRAIEKNHRQIMGERPKRDTVLWSSDASVLTRYGVPTVNYGPSSGPRDQQGEKVRIKTLVDMTRVYALTAADLCNAE; encoded by the coding sequence ATGCCCAAATCCGTCGCCAAGAAGAAAAAGCCCGACCTCACCCACTCCATCCTCGCTCAGATCGACGAAGAGGCGCTGGTCACCATGGCCTGCGATGTGGTGAACATCCCCAGTCCCACCGGCGAGGAGCAGGCTATGGCCGAGTACATGGCCCAGACCTTCGACCGTATGGGGCTGGATGTCACCTGGCAGGAGGTCGAAACCGGCCGCGCCAATGTCATCGGCCGGCTGCAGGGCTCCGGCAATGGCAGGACGCTGATGTTCAACGGCCACATGGACACTTCCAACACCGGTCGCGAGCCCTTCCTCACGGGCATCGGCTACAAGCCGCACGCTATCATCCGCAACGAGATGATCTACGGCCTCGGCATCTACAACATGAAGGGCGCCCTGGTCTGCTACACCCATGCCGTGCGCGCGCTGCAGGCCGCCGGCGTGAAGCTCGAGGGCGACGTGGTCATCGCCGCTGTCGCCGGCGAGATTGAAAAGTCCCAGATCGGCGACTACCAGGGCCGCGAATTCCGCGGGTACGGTTGTGGCACGCACTACCTGGTGAACCACGGCACGTTGCCCGACATGTGCATCCTGGGCGAGCCCACGGATATGCAGCTCGTGCTCGGCCACTACGGCTCCATGTGGGTCCGTCTCTCGACCACCGGTCTCTACGTGCACACCGCCTTCGGCCCCGGCCGCGAAGGCGAGAACTCCTTGCGCCGCATGCACCGGGTCATGGCCGATCTCATGCAATGGATCCCCGGCTGGCAGGAGCGCACGGCCTACGGCAACAAGAAAGGCTTTGTGAACCTGGGCGGGATTCGCGGCGGGCATGCCTGGCGCGCCAGCCGCACTCCCGAGCGCACCGACCTCTATCTCGACGTCCGTGTCCCGCCCACCATGCCTATGGCTGAAGCCCGCCGCGAATTCAAGAAGTTCTTCCTCGACCTGCGCCGGAAGTACCCGGACTGGGGCCTCGAGTTCGAGACCTACGTCTCCGTGCCCGGCGCCGAGATTGCCGAGGACCACCCCATGGTCCGCGCCATCGAAAAGAACCACCGCCAGATCATGGGTGAGCGGCCAAAGCGCGACACCGTGCTCTGGTCCTCCGACGCCAGCGTGCTTACCCGCTACGGCGTGCCGACGGTGAACTACGGGCCATCGAGCGGCCCACGCGACCAGCAGGGCGAGAAGGTACGCATCAAGACCCTCGTCGACATGACCCGCGTCTACGCCCTGACGGCCGCCGATTTGTGCAATGCAGAATGA